The following is a genomic window from Pseudomonas sp. FP2335.
CTCTGCTCTTGCGCCTGCTGCAGCAGCGTCTCGGCCTGCGCCTGGGCGTTGTCGAGCACATGCTCTGCGCGCTGGTTGTCGGCGAGCAGTTCCCTTGAGATCACGGGCTGCGACAGGCTGGCAGAAGACGTCAATAATTCAATCTTGCGTCGGCAGAGCATGATTGAGGTTCTCCGCGGGTAGGGTGACATTGTTGGCCAGGGCGCTGGCACGCCAGATCACGGCTTGCCAGACAGTGTCGAGCTTGCTGGCGGCTGGCATCTGAAGTGCGCTCTCGAGTTGTTGCACCCGCTGGCGGGAGAAGCTGAGCCGCAGGCGCTGCCAGATGGCTGGGTCAACCCAGCTACGCAGGTAATACAGAGGGTCTACGCTGGGTTTGTGGGACGCGGGGGGGAGCGCCATGGACAGACGCGCGCACCATTCGCGTTGATCCGTGCTCAAGGCGCTGTCGTGCTGTGGATGGTAAATGCCCTCGACCAGCGCCAGCATCAGTTCCCGTTGCGCGGTCGGTGCCAGCACCAAGTGCAACAGGGCTGGGGAGGGGTGAATCGGCAGGCACGGGGTAATGCCCAGTGCGACACCTATGCGTTCATGCCGGCTTCGGCACAGTGTCTTGGCGGCAGGTGAGTCCAGGTCGAAGGGCCACCAGTCCTGTTGCGAATGGCTCCAGGGAGATGTCCACCAGCGTGCCCATTGGTACAGCTCATTCATGGAGTGCGGTGCTTGGTGGGTCATTGACCTGTGCCATTTCCGGGCGTAGTTTTTTCCGAAGCCAGAATGCCAGCCCTGCGGCCGATAGCGCCAACGCAATCAGCAGTGCTGCCAGCGCTGTCTGCCAAAACGTCAGATCTTTCTCGGGTACCAAGAAAGCCCCGAAATAGGTCAGGCGTTCCTGTTCGACATAGGCGGTTGCAGGTACGAAGGTGACGGTGAGTTTTTCTGGGTTGTCCACCGTGGTAGTCATGCCTGGGATGCTGCTGGCGACCATTCTGCGCACACGTGGCCTGATGTTATCGGGGTCCAGGCGCGGGTCATGCTTGATAAAGACCGAGGCCGATGCAGGTTGAACGGGTTCGCCCGGGGCCACGCGTTCGGGTAACACGACATGCACCCTCGCGACGATGACCCCGTCGATGTTGGATAACGTGGCCTCCAGTTCCTGTGATAACGCGTAGATGTAACGGGCCCGTTCCTCCAGGGGGGTGGAGATGACACCCTCCTTGCGGAAAATCTCTCCCAGCGTGGAACGCGCGGTTTTGGGCAGCCCCGCAGCCTCCAGCGTGCGTACCGCGCGGGCGATGTCGCTGGTTTTCACCCGAACGACCACACCGTCCTTTTCCAATGTCTTTTGGGCGCGGATTTGTTTATCCGCCAGCTCGGCAATGACATCGTTGGCTTCCTGCTCGGACAGTTGGCGGTGAAGTTCGATGCGTTCACTACAGCCGGCAAGGAGGAGTGCCAGCGTTAACAGTAAACAAGTGATGAGACGGCTGCGCATAGGTTTCCTATTGCAGATTGGTGGTTTTTTCCACCATCGCAATACCGTGTTTGATGACTTTCACTGACACTGACAGGAGTTCCTTGCTTTCAACCAACGCCAGGGGCACTTGTGCTGCCTTTAGGGAGTGCTTGCCGCTGGCGAAGTCTTTCAACCCTCTGGATACCAGGTCTGACTTGCTCTTGAGGGCAGTGGATTGCTCCGCCAGATAGTGAGCGCTAATGGCCGGAGCCGAGGGCTTTGGACCGCTATCGTTCATCAACGCCGAGGCAAAAAAATGGCTGTCGAGCGTGGAGTCGGCAGGCGTTGCCATGTCGTTTCTTTGTACAAGAGTTTGAGGCTGTGAGACCCACTCGGTTTTCGAAAGCATTTGACACTCCAAGTGTATCGGTGGGGACTTGCCTCCTCCATCAATGAACTGAGGAGACAAGTCGTTTTATGCTTAAGCCCTTGCGGAGCCAATCTGCGTCATAAGTTTGGTGGAGAAGTCGAGCTTCATGCCTTCTACGGTTTGGTGGTAGTTCTGCGCATTTTTCTTGCGCAGATTTTGTTGTTGAAGCACCGCCGCGGTGTCGCTGTCCATTTCGCCGAATGCGCCGCTGACATCGTTTCCGCTTCCGTATCCGTTTGTGTAAATATTATTACTGTTGTATCCGGTAATAGTGTCAATAGTCATATTAATTACCTGCTTTCAATATGGTTAGTGCCTAAATAATAGACATATAGCATGCCTAAAATCTTTAGAGCCTAGGCTCATCAATTGAGTGGTCGAAGAGGTAGAAAACGTTCCAGAATTATATTTCTAAAGTGTTTCTGAAGTGTTTCTAAAGATGTTGTCGTCGAGTTTAGGTGGATGCCTAGGTCAATATATTCAAATGCTTCAAACGGTAATACAGTGTTCGCTTGGCAACGCCCAGTTCTGCGGCGACACGCTCCACGCAGTCCGCATGACGTTTCAACGACTCCTCGATCAATGACTTTTCGATTTGCTGCAGGCGCTCTTTCAACGGCATGAACCGAGCATCTTTTACCGGCGAATCGAGGGGCCGCATGCCCAACACAAAGCGTTTGGCTGCCGAACGTAATTCGCGGACATTACCCAGCCAGCGGTGGCAGAGCAATTGTTGGAGTAACGTATCGGTTGGTGTAGGCGCGGGGCAGTCGAAGTATTGCGCTTCTTGTCGCACCATATCCATAAACAGCGGAATGATTTGCTCTTGCCGATTACGCAGTGGCACAAGGTTGATGCTCACGACATTCAGGCGAAAGTAAAGATCACGTCGAAAGGTGCCTTGTTCGACCATGTCATGCAGCGATTGCTGAGCGGACGCGATGACGCGCATGTCCACTGGGATGAACCGGGTCGACCCCAAGCGCTCGACACCGCGCGACTCCAAGACTCGAAGCAGTTTGGCCTGCAGGGGCAGCGGCATGCTGTCGATTTCATCCAGGTACAACGTACCCAGGTGTGCGGCTTCGATAAAGCCTGCCCTCGACTGCACTGCACCGGTATAGGCGCCACTATTGACCCCGAATAATTGGCCTTCGGCGAGAGTTTCCGGGATGGCTGCACAGTTAACGGCGACCAGGTTTCCACGGCGGCCAGACAATCGATGTACCCGCTGCGCCAAGGTATCTTTGCCGGTGCCGGTTTCTCCTAGTAATAGGATGTCTATATTAAGTGTTGCGGTCGTATTGAGGGTGCTTTCAATTTCCGAGCCTGCAATAAAGAGGGGATCTACTTCATTGTGCTTGTGAATAAAGACCGACATTGTAAAGAGGCTCCGCCAACGCTATTGCTTTATGGCTGGGCGAACGACCTGTTAGCCTCGCCAGCAGGTCGAAACTTATCAGGGTGGGAGGTAGGGTTGAAAGGGGTAAGCAGCTAAAGTGTTGTAGGATAAACGGAGGGCCTATGGTGGTTGAGTGGTTTTGATGCGCACTGTATATGTAAGATTAATCTTAAAGTTGTTTATCTATGACAATCAGGCAGGTACAAAAAAGCCGATGCATTGCATCGGCTTTTTATCTGCAGCGTGAAACTTAAACGTTGAAACGGAAGTGCATCACATCGCCATCTTTCACGATGTATTCCTTGCCTTCCAGGCGCCACTTACCCGCTTCCTTGGCACCGGCCTCACCCTTGAACTGGATAAAGTCGTTGTAGGCGATCACTTCGGCACGGATAAAGCCTTTCTCGAAGTCGGTGTGGATCACGCCGGCGGCCTGTGGCGCTGTGGCGCCGACCTTGACGGTCCATGCACGGACTTCTTCGACACCGGCGGTGAAGTAGGTCTGCAGGTTGAGCATTTCGTAACCGGCGCGGATCACGCGGTTCAGGCCAGGCTCTTCCAGGCCCAGGGCCTCAAGGAACATGTCCTTCTCTTCGCCGTCATCCAGTTCGGCGATTTCGGCTTCGATCTTGTTGCACACCGGCACCACGATCGCGCCTTCTTCGTCGGCGATGGCCTTGACCACGTCTAGCAGCGGGTTGTTTTCGAAACCGTCTTCGGCGACGTTGGCGATGTACATCACCGGCTTGGTGGTCAGCAGGTGGAAGCCTTTGATCACGGCCTTCTCGTCAGCGCCCATGTTCTTCATCAGGCTGCGTGCCGGCT
Proteins encoded in this region:
- a CDS encoding type III secretion protein, producing MTHQAPHSMNELYQWARWWTSPWSHSQQDWWPFDLDSPAAKTLCRSRHERIGVALGITPCLPIHPSPALLHLVLAPTAQRELMLALVEGIYHPQHDSALSTDQREWCARLSMALPPASHKPSVDPLYYLRSWVDPAIWQRLRLSFSRQRVQQLESALQMPAASKLDTVWQAVIWRASALANNVTLPAENLNHALPTQD
- the sctJ gene encoding type III secretion system inner membrane ring lipoprotein SctJ, with the protein product MRSRLITCLLLTLALLLAGCSERIELHRQLSEQEANDVIAELADKQIRAQKTLEKDGVVVRVKTSDIARAVRTLEAAGLPKTARSTLGEIFRKEGVISTPLEERARYIYALSQELEATLSNIDGVIVARVHVVLPERVAPGEPVQPASASVFIKHDPRLDPDNIRPRVRRMVASSIPGMTTTVDNPEKLTVTFVPATAYVEQERLTYFGAFLVPEKDLTFWQTALAALLIALALSAAGLAFWLRKKLRPEMAQVNDPPSTALHE
- a CDS encoding sigma 54-interacting transcriptional regulator, producing MSVFIHKHNEVDPLFIAGSEIESTLNTTATLNIDILLLGETGTGKDTLAQRVHRLSGRRGNLVAVNCAAIPETLAEGQLFGVNSGAYTGAVQSRAGFIEAAHLGTLYLDEIDSMPLPLQAKLLRVLESRGVERLGSTRFIPVDMRVIASAQQSLHDMVEQGTFRRDLYFRLNVVSINLVPLRNRQEQIIPLFMDMVRQEAQYFDCPAPTPTDTLLQQLLCHRWLGNVRELRSAAKRFVLGMRPLDSPVKDARFMPLKERLQQIEKSLIEESLKRHADCVERVAAELGVAKRTLYYRLKHLNILT
- the ychF gene encoding redox-regulated ATPase YchF → MGFNCGIVGLPNVGKSTLFNALTKSGIAAENFPFCTIEPNSGIVPMPDPRLDALAAIVNPKRILPTTMEFVDIAGLVAGASKGEGLGNKFLANIRETDAIAHVVRCFEDENVIHVSNSVDPKRDIEIIDLELIFADLDSCEKQLQKVARNAKGGDKDAVVQKALLEQLIAHFTEGKPARSLMKNMGADEKAVIKGFHLLTTKPVMYIANVAEDGFENNPLLDVVKAIADEEGAIVVPVCNKIEAEIAELDDGEEKDMFLEALGLEEPGLNRVIRAGYEMLNLQTYFTAGVEEVRAWTVKVGATAPQAAGVIHTDFEKGFIRAEVIAYNDFIQFKGEAGAKEAGKWRLEGKEYIVKDGDVMHFRFNV